A single genomic interval of Nitratidesulfovibrio sp. SRB-5 harbors:
- a CDS encoding DUF2201 family putative metallopeptidase, giving the protein MLRARAALVLDHPFFGSLALRLHLKADPACDGLWTDGVSLGFNPRRVAALPDAMVTAMQAHEVLHVVCGHHVRRDGRDEGLWNRACDYAVNGILLDAGFTLPAGFLDAPEHRGRTAEDIYAVLSRMQEEEKGGGTGDKAQGEAEASGARSGASGDQPEEAPATQRRSDPEQAPPELPEGDDADGRGGDRTGEGEGRDNVETSFSGEVRDHPALQGDASDAARRRAERDLRIDLGQAVQGARFMGDLPAGLERLAGQALHPPLDWRTLLRRFIRQCTANDYSWTPPNRRYVHMGLHLPSLRSQDLPELVLVIDSSGSVDDAALARFCGEVSAILQDFDTRLTVIYCDCAVQEVLHLTRWDLPLRLTPRGGGGTDYRPAFARVDADGLHPACLICLTDLECNRFPAPPPYPVLWASTRPVGADGGDDAPPFGEVLTLHEGA; this is encoded by the coding sequence ATGCTGCGCGCCCGCGCCGCGCTGGTGCTGGACCATCCCTTTTTCGGCTCGCTGGCCCTGCGGCTGCACCTGAAGGCGGACCCCGCCTGCGACGGCCTGTGGACCGACGGCGTGAGCCTGGGCTTCAACCCGCGCCGGGTGGCCGCCCTGCCGGACGCCATGGTCACGGCCATGCAGGCGCACGAGGTGCTGCACGTGGTCTGCGGCCACCACGTGCGCCGTGACGGGCGCGACGAAGGCCTGTGGAACCGCGCCTGCGACTACGCGGTGAACGGCATACTGCTGGATGCGGGCTTCACCCTGCCCGCCGGATTTCTGGACGCGCCGGAACATCGGGGCCGCACGGCGGAGGACATCTACGCCGTGCTTTCGCGCATGCAGGAAGAAGAGAAGGGCGGCGGCACCGGCGACAAGGCCCAGGGCGAGGCAGAGGCCAGCGGTGCGCGTTCCGGCGCCTCCGGCGACCAGCCGGAAGAAGCCCCGGCCACGCAGCGCCGCAGCGACCCGGAACAGGCGCCGCCGGAACTGCCGGAAGGGGACGATGCGGACGGGCGCGGCGGTGACCGCACGGGCGAGGGCGAAGGCCGCGACAACGTGGAAACGTCCTTTTCCGGCGAGGTGCGCGATCATCCCGCGTTGCAGGGTGACGCGTCAGACGCGGCCCGTCGCCGGGCCGAACGCGACCTGCGCATCGACCTGGGGCAGGCGGTGCAGGGGGCGCGCTTCATGGGCGACCTGCCCGCCGGGCTGGAACGGCTGGCCGGGCAGGCCCTGCACCCGCCGCTGGACTGGCGCACCCTGCTGCGCCGGTTCATCCGCCAGTGCACGGCCAACGACTATTCGTGGACGCCGCCCAACCGGCGCTACGTGCACATGGGGCTGCACCTGCCGTCATTGCGCTCGCAGGATCTGCCGGAACTGGTGCTGGTCATCGACAGCTCCGGCTCGGTGGACGACGCCGCGCTGGCCCGCTTCTGCGGCGAGGTGTCCGCCATATTGCAGGATTTCGACACCCGGCTCACGGTTATCTACTGCGACTGCGCCGTGCAGGAAGTGCTGCACCTGACGCGCTGGGATCTGCCCCTGCGCCTGACCCCGCGCGGCGGGGGCGGCACGGACTACCGCCCGGCCTTCGCCCGCGTGGATGCCGACGGCCTGCATCCGGCCTGCTTGATCTGCCTGACCGACCTTGAATGCAACCGTTTTCCCGCGCCGCCG
- a CDS encoding AAA family ATPase, translated as MIPSQIARALATLVAIRRPVFLWGAPGVGKSRVVAQVAHDLGMDLRDVRAVLLDPVDLRGLPTIDATGRARWCSPSFLPDDGRGILFLDELNAAPPLVQAACYQLILDRQLGEYRLPDGWAVVAAGNREQDRAVTHRMPTALANRMVHLDFETDLEDWLGWAQSANIRSEVTAFLRFRPRLLHDFDPAVVDRAFPSPRTWEYVSDMLAAGPDEAVEYDLVRGAVGEGAAAEFAGFLRVWRDLPEPDAVLAAPHEAPVPDEPAAAYAICEALARHAAPGTMEALVCYADRLPVEFGVLLMRDSVRADTTVVETPSFARWAQANAHVLL; from the coding sequence ATGATTCCTTCCCAGATTGCCCGCGCCCTTGCCACGCTGGTGGCCATCCGTCGTCCCGTGTTCCTGTGGGGCGCGCCGGGCGTGGGCAAAAGCCGGGTGGTGGCGCAGGTTGCCCACGACCTTGGCATGGACCTGCGCGACGTTCGCGCCGTGCTGCTGGACCCCGTGGATCTGCGCGGCTTGCCGACCATCGACGCCACCGGGCGCGCCCGGTGGTGCTCGCCCTCGTTCCTGCCCGATGACGGGCGGGGCATCCTGTTCCTGGACGAACTGAACGCCGCGCCGCCGCTGGTGCAGGCCGCCTGCTACCAGCTGATTCTTGATCGCCAGCTTGGCGAATACCGCCTGCCTGATGGCTGGGCCGTGGTGGCGGCGGGCAATCGCGAACAGGACCGGGCGGTAACCCACCGCATGCCCACCGCGCTGGCCAACCGCATGGTGCATCTGGACTTCGAGACCGACCTCGAAGACTGGCTGGGCTGGGCGCAGTCCGCGAACATCCGTTCCGAGGTCACGGCCTTCCTGCGCTTTCGCCCGCGCCTGCTGCACGACTTCGACCCTGCCGTGGTCGACCGGGCCTTTCCCTCGCCACGCACGTGGGAATACGTGTCCGACATGCTGGCCGCCGGGCCGGACGAGGCCGTGGAATACGATCTGGTGCGCGGGGCCGTGGGCGAAGGGGCCGCCGCCGAATTCGCGGGCTTTCTGCGGGTGTGGCGCGACCTGCCGGAGCCGGACGCCGTGCTGGCCGCCCCGCACGAGGCCCCGGTGCCCGACGAACCCGCCGCCGCCTACGCCATATGCGAGGCGCTGGCCCGCCACGCCGCGCCCGGCACCATGGAGGCGCTGGTGTGCTACGCCGACCGCCTGCCCGTGGAATTCGGCGTGCTGCTGATGCGCGATTCCGTGCGCGCCGACACCACGGTGGTGGAAACCCCGTCCTTCGCGCGGTGGGCGCAGGCCAACGCCCACGTGCTGCTGTGA